ATGGGACAGGAGCTTTTACAATTTGTCCAAATAGTTATCCAGAGCTGGAATTCCTTCCTTGAGACCCTTGCGTTTGCGTGTGTCTGCCACAATCTGAGCAGGCTTGGTGTTGGGCTCCATGGGGTCTCCAGGCAGGATCTGCCAGTGGTCAAACACACACTGTGGGAAGGCCTGACCAGAGGTGTTGGAGCGGAGGTCAGCAGTGAAACCTGGGCAGAAGAGAACATTTTAGCTCAGCACTCAACATAACTTGATACTGCTGACAAACTGGGGAGTGGCACACTTACCAAAAGACTCATTGACAGGCAGGTAGGCCTTGACCACAAACATGGGTGTTCCCGCAACCTGGGACTCCTCAAATACCAGACCTCTCTTTCTGTTCAGTACACCATAGATGCCACCAACAACAGCCTCTGGGCACTGTGGACAGAAAATAGCACCATCAGCCCCTTGCCTACAGCTTAAAGCAAACAATAATTTCCAAGTAATAACTTGAAACAACTTGCCTGGATCTCCACCAGGTAGACCGGCTCGAGGAGCCTTGGCTCAGCTGTAAGCTGGCAGGCGTAAAGCACCCTACGGGCTGTAGGAATGATCTGGCCACCACCACGGTGAATGGCATCAGCATGAAGTGTCACATCATGAACGTCAAAGCGACAGCCACGCATGTTCTCTTCACACAGCACACCCTGGAGGTCAAAACTTAACATTTATCTTTGATAAAACACATCTACAAAATCAGGAAAATTCTGAACGtaagtgcatttaaaaaaaaaaaaaagaaaaaaggcacaCCTCCTTGGTGGCCCACTGGAAGCCAGCCACAACGCTGTCCTTGATCTCATTAAGGTACTGGACTCCCTTGGTGACGTCCACCAGGACATTGGGGCCAGTTCCGTCAGGACCAAAGCACCAGATCTTACGGGCCTCAGTCACCTCCCACTCATACTTCTCAGCCAGATAACGGGCACGGGCTTTCAACTCCTGCCTGGACGAGACCTCACCCTTATCGATGTCCTCGGGCAGACCTTCAGCCAGGGGGCGAGCCTTCATGAAAAGACGGTTATGCTTGTTTGGGGACTTGGACAGGCACATTTGTTTGGACTCCTCAGACACTGTCTCTCTGTAAGACACGACTGGGTCGGATTTCTGTTGAGAGGAAAGGGGGGGcattaaaatgtcattaaaagacATTAGTTGACCAGTGATCATATGATACCTGAATAAACAGCCCTAATTTGACATTACCTTCAATGGAATGCAGGCATGGTCCTCCTCAAGATCCTTCAAGCAGATCTCAAGATGCAGCTCGCCAGCACCAGCGATGATGTGCTCTCCAGACTCTTCAATAATACACTGAACCATAGGATCAGACTTGGCCAGACGTTTCAGCCCCTCCACCAGTTTGGGCAGGTCAGCAGGGTTCTTAGCCTCCACTGCCACTCTCACCACAGGGCTAACACTGAATTTCATCACACGCATGTTGTGGGCATGCTCAAAGGTGGTGATGGTCCCTGTCTTCACCAAAAACTGGTCAACACCTACCAGACCCACGATGTTACCACAGGGCACGTCCTCAATGGGCTCAACATAGCGACCCATCATCAAAATGGTCCTGGGGGgaggttaataataataaaaaaaaagttttcctaGGAAATTGACATTTCCCTTTGCATGAAGTTTTCAGCTTTAGTAGCGTTTGCGTGCCACATCACTAAGGATTACACTCAGATCTATCAAATTTTAACCACCAGTGTAACAAATACATGAACTAACCTCTGGATGGGTTTCAGATAAAGATCTTCTTTCTTTCCAGGGGTGTAGTTTGGTCCCATAATGCGTACCTTCTGGCCAGTGGAGACACAGCCAGAGAAGACGCGCCCAAAGGCATAGAAACGACCCTTGTCAGTAGTTGGCACCATTTTTGAGATGTACATCATAAGTGGAGCTTTAGGGTCACAGTTCTTGATACCTAGGATTCAGTAACAGTTGACAAGTTGTTACTTTGCCAGTTACCCACAAATCTTTATACAAAAGCCTTTTAAGTAATAATGGAAAATGGAAGTGTATGATTTCTGCACATTTGTATTTTACTTGCTCTAAAGATGTCCAACTGAACCTATAAAGTGATTATCTAAAGCTGGACTAGAAATGTAAACCATCTTCAAAACACCAGCCCAACATACCCATGGCAGCATCATCATCTCCAGGTCCTTCATACAGCAGCTCACAACGGTACTTCTGAGCAGTGACAGGGGAGGGAAGGTGGATGGTGATCATCTGAAGCAGGGCCTCTCCAGCTGGCAGCCAGCGACGCATCACAGCCTTCAGCAGGGGCTTGCCCTCCTTATCCTTGTCCTCCTGGTCCAACTTGATGTCCAACTTCTCAATCAGCTTAGCAGTTTCCTCCTTCTTGAAGTTCATGATGGCATCAAACACCTGTAACAAAAACACCGTAAACAACCTTGTAACCAACAACTGTACCCTTATAAAAGCCTGCACTCTCTTTGCCATGCTCAAATCAGATTCAAGTCATTCATCACTAACAATCAGGTCAAAGTGAAGAATTCAAATCATCACTCGCTGGCCTACATAAATAGCCATTCGCAAAAATCCTGTACACAATCTTCACTCACTTTGAAGATGGGGTCCAGAATGAGTTGAGCAAAGGTTCTGGGGAGCTTCTTGCCATCAGGTCCATTAGCAGACTTGCTGAATTTGCCAGTGGCAGGGTCAAAGTACCTGCAGACAAAAATTCGTCAATAACTGAGCTACACTTCAAAATGCCTAATGTGGAATTCCAGAAGAAAACCACAAAGTCAGAGGACTCACCTGTCACCCCACAGTTTCTTCATCATGTCCTCCACTTTCTTACAACGCTCTGCAGGTCCCATTTGGGAATCACCCTTAGCAGCAAATTTCATCACATACATCTCAGCAAACTGTTTGAGGGTAAAAGCCCATCCGTGCAGTCCAGACCCAAACCCGACAGTGCCAACAACTGGATCAATCTAAGGCAGAAAGTTTAGAAATCAGATTCAGAACACAAAGCTTACTAGAATAGCATAATTTGCATTCTTTCTTGGACCAAGATTAAATTCAATTCAGTAAATGCTCAATGACTGAAGCCTCAACTGTCAAGCTTCAAGGAATTAGTCATAAGTGTGGTCACAACCAAAAAGTGTACCATAAAGTGTTCATACCATAATGTTGCCCATTGGTCCATTCTCATCTTCGCCATAGGTGGAAATGATTACGTTGACGTTCTCCACAATGCGCTGAAAGGTCTGGTACAGCTCCTCAGGCTCCAGCTGCAGCTCTAGCAAGGCACGGTCCATCTTGTTCATCATCAGCACAGGCTTGATCCTCTCACCAATAGCCTGTCTCAGCACAGTCTcagtctgcacacacacacctggaaTGAGAGCAAACAggtaaaattaaaagaaagctATGCCctcttaaaaaaaagcaaaaagaaaagctgTCCAGCTGAACAAGCAGCTGTGCCCAGTGGCAACATCCTAACATTGTAGGAAAGGGTATAACAGTTTCATAATGGTGCACAAGATCTTTTACTTACCAGACACACAGTCGACCACCACCAGGGCTCCATCTGTGACACGCAGGGCAGCAGTCACCTCTGAGGAGAAGTCTACGTGCCCAGGGGAGTCAATCAGATTGATCAGAAAGCCAGAACCATCCTTGCACTGCTTGATGAAGGCCATGTCGTTTTCAGTTAGCTCGTAGAACAAGGAGATGGCACTGTAGAAAAATGGCAATGAGGACCAATAAGCCTTCAACTGCAGCAACAACAAACTGAGTACCAAATTCAACGGCACACTGTATTCtatgactaaaaaaaaaaaagaaaaaaaaaagcttgtgcCGAGTGTGAGCTTGTTTAGATTGGCAAAAACACTCACGTGGACTTGATGGTGATGCAACGCTCCTGCTCATCCTTTCTTGTGTCGGTGAAACGCGTTTCTCCGGCACGGGCTGAAGCAATGATACCAGCCTTGGACACCAGCGAGTCAGTCAAAGTGGATTTACCATGGTCCACATGCGCAATCACAGACATGTTACGGATGTTGGACTTTTTGTCCATGATGGCCCGGATCTGGTCTACGGTGAAGTTCACCTGAGGGAAAGAAAGATGACATGTCAGaattggaataaaaaaaaaaaaatatatatatatatatatatatatatatatatatatatatatatatatatatatatatatatatatatatatatatatagaacaaaGCTAGGACACTGgcaaagatttcccaagctcaCAAAGCTACAGCcatgaaaaagaaacagttaATGTATTCAATCCCCCTACACCCCCCTTGCCAGGCATTATAAAGGCAAAACGTAAACGGGGCCGCAATATTTTGACATCACCGTAACCGCGCCCAGATGACGCGATGACGATTCGATTTACCACGTCTAACGGCGATGAAGGCAGCAGCTCCACCAAGAAGCGAAGCAAAAACAGACAAGCTAGAGAGATTCTTCACTCAAACCACGCAGCAAAGTAGCCAACAACTGCCATATCAAACTGCGTGATCATGCCGCAATTTCAGGAATTAACGTTTTTCGGTGCCTCGTAACATTTAAGAACAACGCAGCCAAAACAGTAGCTTCCGAGCTGCGCCACATCAAGCCGGCAACAGGCCACGTGTACCAAAGACAGCGGTAGAGCTGAAGGCCggctgaaaatgaacaaaataccGGTCATTCTCACTCATTTCtgatctccaaactgttcctacagCATTTGCCAATGTCTGCTTATACACAACCTGACTATTCCGGCATGTCACTACCATTAAAACGATTTCGCATTTTCTTCGAGCTGTTAGCAACGtagcgttagctagctagcgAGGTAGAGGCCAACGCCTGAATACGAGCTCAAGACCGGCAAACTACGCCACAAACTTAACATCACACAAAACGGACCAAAAAGCAACATTAACCTAATTTACTTAAACTTAACGTTCAACACAAACACGAAACGTTGAAATACGGCTTCTGTGCGGCTCGGAAAGGGCCATAACACGTACACAATAGGTCTGCCATTTTGGACTAATGATGTTCGCCCAGCCTCAACAACAAAATTACGCTTTTAACTTCAGTTGGACACCTAAATGAAGGCACAGCGTTTTGGTGTGAAAACTTACTAAAGCATAGAAGTTAGAAAGTGGGCAACAAACTCACCATTTTGACGGATGTTTTTGGATTCGCTGTAtggagaaacagacacagaattTACACTGCCCACCTCACCGGGGCATAGGCAGGGAAGAGACCGCTGACGTCAACACGTACGAATATATAGCGAGTGCGCGCTCGACGTAGCCTTGCGTGCCGACGTCAGTCACGTTTCAATATGCACACTAACTAGGGTTCAAACTAGAGAGTTTTACTAGTGTATGGGATATTGGCCGACAATTAGAAGAAGAGCAGCCTACAAGCGCGCTCCTCTAACGGTGTCGCTCCAGCTTTGAAATAATGACCGTAGTAGAAACTaaacaagataaaaaaacaCTCGAGCAGCTTTTCATTCTGCTGAAATCCTTTGAGTACTAGTTCGCATCTAGCATGAATTGTAGACTTcagcttttattattattctttcttCACTACCCCGTATTGCTCTGTTTAGTTTCTTTTAACTCAGATATAACATCCTATAACTCTAAACTGTGAGGTGTAAGCAGCAGCACAGAAGTCCAGTCCGCAATAATTAagttttgggggcagtcatgggctggattTTAGGGAACTGGTCCTGTGACGGGAAGGTTGACGGTTCAATCCCGagggccaacagcacatgactgaggtatccttaagcaagacacctaacccccaattactCCCcggggcgctgtggatagggctgcccaccgctctgggcaagtgtgctcactgccccctagtgtgtgtgtctattcactagtgtgtatgtgatgtttcacttcatggatggctTAAATGTGGAAGTGgaagtatcacttaaattaaGATGCATAAAAACCTTATATTACATATGATGAAGCTAGCATATATGACTAGCACATGCCATTCATGTGTGAATGTTATCATATATTGATATCTGTGTGCATTACACATATGTTTGcatattttgatatatatatgtgaattATATGttccatatttaaaaatgtccagTTTTCAAATAAGCTGGCATTTATGTCACATGCATGTCCATGTGTAACTGATCTAAGCTGGATATGAGGTAAATCCATGTATGATAACCTGTATGCTTCTCTGcattttgttagcccccttttaacctgttcttcagtggtcaggaccccatggaccctcacagagcatgGACtattcagcactgcagtgaaaatgacgtggtggtggtgtgttagtagtgtgtgttgtgctggtctgagtggatcagacacagcagtgctgctggagaatttttaaacacctcagtgtcactgctagactgagaatagtccaccaaccaaaaatatccaggcagCGTCCTCTGACCCCTGATGAATTTCAAtaacagcagatgagctatcggctctgactttacatctacaaggtgggctgACAAGGTACGAGTGTctaagagtggacagtgagtggaaactccagcagcactgctgtgtctgatccactcgtacctgCGCaccacacaccaacacaccacatcagtgttactgcagtgctgaatgattcaccacccaaaaagtacctgctctgtgagggtccatgggggtcctgactactgaagaaccgggtaaaaggggggtaacaaagtatcagagaaacagatggactacagtctgtaactgtagaactacaaagtgctcctatatagtaagtggagctggtaaaatggacaatgagcgtagaaaatgttatgactgatcGGTGTGTGTCATTTACTTGATATTACCAAATATTCTACCAAAGTTCTACATGGGTAAACATTAGATTCCATGCATTACAAACATTCAAGCGTAAgcagaaaagcaaaagaaaagcagaagaaaaaaaatcctcagaAAAGAACAAAACGGTCACAATTTAAATGTGAATAGCTGGTCCGCCTCTGTAAAATGGGCCGTTTTGTTGCGTTCCAATATGCGTATTTGTGCTCTAGCTGGAGCACTTAGACAGGGCCTAGAACGCTAACTAGACCGCTTAGTCAGCGTGGGGATACAGTCTCGCGAGTACATAAGTACGCATATTGGAACGCGGCCAAAATTCCACTTTGTTTCGGCAGAGAAGGCAAGTCCTGAAAAATCCAGCGATCCAGCAATGTTTTGACTGGCGGGTGACGCACTAAACCCACAACAATTCAAAGTCTGCAACCTGCCAATAGCTAACATGGATTACTCGGGCAGCATTCATAATAGCTGTACCGAAGTACGGAAACATGACGTGTGGTTCTGGTTTGGGTGAGTTAATAGATGTGAACATCAGTGCTGACTCTGCTCTCGTGGAATAATGTGCTATAGAATTATTGTAGAAAACGTTGATACTTGACTAGATACTCTCAGCAGGTGGCGCTATTTCTCTGGTAACACACGGGCACCTCCAATAGCAGCGGTTGCCTATGCAAGTCAGGATTGAAAATGCTGTGTGGAAACTAACTACATAAACCAGGCTTAGCATCGCAAGTTTTGTATACCAACTTGGGTTAATCCTGAatttaatgaatgaatacaGATCTCATTATAACACACTTTTGGTAacattattgattattataGATTTTTGGACAGACTCTGGAATCCATGATAAACtgttcttttttacttttattttgctatGGCTCAGGTTTTTTATGGCGAGTAACCATTTATACAAAACAGGAAAGAGTAAGATACATAAATGCTTAACATTCacatatcaaaacaaacaaacaaacaaacaaacaaacaagaaaagctTTAACACCACAATGGATTTACAAACTGTCCCGTTTTGCTTCAGGCACAAATTCGCTAATGTAGATGCGTAATTGTGTCAATCTGTGAATACAAAGGTCATATTTTCATCGTATGTACATAAAATGTAGCTGTTCTTATGGTCTGATTTATAATAAAACGCTCATCAGGGTTAAATAAAGGGCCATCGAAAGGCAGTAAAGCACAGTGACTTTTAAGgggtctaaaaaaaaaagatcaaaccAGAAAGAGTAAAAAACACACAATAGAAAAAATCAGCCTTCAGTGGATTCTGTAGCCCCTCAGGTTTTTACTTATATGTGGGGACTACATGAAAACATTAATGATTGGTGTTGCTTAATGTTTCAGTTCTTAGTTATTTCAATTCAAAGGGAATTTTACAGTTCAATTAATTTTTCTGTACAGTCAAGTCTTTgtgagtcagtcagagtgggTTGAAGTGAAACCTTCTACATGTGCACCTTCTACAGAGGTACCAtcgagagcatcctgaccagctgcatcaccgtgtggtCTGGCGCCTGCACCATGCCCTGCCGCAAGACCGTCCAGCGCATTGTGAAAGCTGCTGAGAAGATCGTTGGCACcttcctcccctctctccaaGAGATATACAGCTCCCGTCTCACCTGGAAAGCCCTCCGCATAGCAGGTGATCACACTCACCCACTACACAGCTTCTTCAGCCTGCTTCCATCAGGAAGACTGCGGAGTCTCCGGGCCAGGACCAGCAGACTTGGGGACAGCTTCATCCAGCACGCTGTCAGCATGCTCAACTCTCTCCCTATTGCCGCAAGTCAATTTGAAATACTACAGAGTAGTacttcaaatcaaaccactctaaattactttgtttacatctgaaccaattaattattcagaaattctgaaaaa
This Pygocentrus nattereri isolate fPygNat1 chromosome 15, fPygNat1.pri, whole genome shotgun sequence DNA region includes the following protein-coding sequences:
- the LOC108435918 gene encoding elongation factor 2-like is translated as MVNFTVDQIRAIMDKKSNIRNMSVIAHVDHGKSTLTDSLVSKAGIIASARAGETRFTDTRKDEQERCITIKSTAISLFYELTENDMAFIKQCKDGSGFLINLIDSPGHVDFSSEVTAALRVTDGALVVVDCVSGVCVQTETVLRQAIGERIKPVLMMNKMDRALLELQLEPEELYQTFQRIVENVNVIISTYGEDENGPMGNIMIDPVVGTVGFGSGLHGWAFTLKQFAEMYVMKFAAKGDSQMGPAERCKKVEDMMKKLWGDRYFDPATGKFSKSANGPDGKKLPRTFAQLILDPIFKVFDAIMNFKKEETAKLIEKLDIKLDQEDKDKEGKPLLKAVMRRWLPAGEALLQMITIHLPSPVTAQKYRCELLYEGPGDDDAAMGIKNCDPKAPLMMYISKMVPTTDKGRFYAFGRVFSGCVSTGQKVRIMGPNYTPGKKEDLYLKPIQRTILMMGRYVEPIEDVPCGNIVGLVGVDQFLVKTGTITTFEHAHNMRVMKFSVSPVVRVAVEAKNPADLPKLVEGLKRLAKSDPMVQCIIEESGEHIIAGAGELHLEICLKDLEEDHACIPLKKSDPVVSYRETVSEESKQMCLSKSPNKHNRLFMKARPLAEGLPEDIDKGEVSSRQELKARARYLAEKYEWEVTEARKIWCFGPDGTGPNVLVDVTKGVQYLNEIKDSVVAGFQWATKEGVLCEENMRGCRFDVHDVTLHADAIHRGGGQIIPTARRVLYACQLTAEPRLLEPVYLVEIQCPEAVVGGIYGVLNRKRGLVFEESQVAGTPMFVVKAYLPVNESFGFTADLRSNTSGQAFPQCVFDHWQILPGDPMEPNTKPAQIVADTRKRKGLKEGIPALDNYLDKL